One part of the Bacteroidia bacterium genome encodes these proteins:
- a CDS encoding MFS transporter — MSTTTQTKSGIVPGRYIVSLGMFLLALLLYIDRVCISVAKDPIAETLQLSDKAMGWVLSTFALGYALFQVPGGMMADKWGPRKVLAGIVSFWSLLTALTGAAWNFISLLLFRFFFGAGEAGAFPGLSRAIYSWIPLKERGIITGINFSGSRLGAAFALPLVAWLIDTVGWRLSFAFLGGIGVIWASLWYLAFRDDPQEHSLISEKEKDFIVENRQEQTKKTEEAKLSFGKVLQSTNVWYTMLQYFCSNFTFFFALTWLFPHLKSTYNLEAVEAGWYASAPLVMGAVGNWFAGWWVDDLYKKGKWNLSRRLPAIIGFACAAIGLLGSVFQESPFGAVLFLSLAIFGADMTLPPSWSLCVDIGKRNAGMVSGTMNMAGNIGSFITALAFPYLAAWTGSYTGFFYVGASLNILAIFLWMQIKADKPLLST, encoded by the coding sequence ATGTCTACTACTACTCAAACTAAATCCGGAATTGTACCGGGTCGATATATCGTCTCTTTGGGGATGTTCTTATTGGCTTTATTGCTGTACATCGATCGGGTGTGTATCTCTGTGGCCAAAGATCCCATTGCAGAAACTTTGCAACTTTCAGATAAGGCCATGGGCTGGGTACTTTCCACTTTTGCGCTTGGTTATGCCTTGTTTCAGGTGCCGGGTGGAATGATGGCGGATAAATGGGGACCGCGAAAAGTCCTGGCTGGCATAGTGTCTTTCTGGTCCTTGCTTACCGCACTGACGGGAGCAGCCTGGAATTTCATTTCCCTTCTGCTTTTTCGCTTCTTTTTCGGGGCAGGAGAAGCGGGTGCCTTCCCCGGACTTTCGAGAGCTATTTATTCCTGGATACCCCTCAAAGAAAGAGGCATCATTACCGGTATCAATTTTTCTGGTTCTCGTTTGGGGGCGGCTTTTGCTTTACCGCTGGTTGCCTGGTTGATAGATACTGTAGGTTGGCGACTTAGCTTTGCTTTTCTGGGAGGTATTGGGGTAATATGGGCCTCCTTATGGTACCTGGCCTTCCGGGATGATCCACAGGAACATTCTTTGATTTCTGAAAAGGAAAAAGACTTTATTGTAGAAAATCGACAAGAGCAAACAAAAAAAACAGAAGAGGCTAAACTCTCTTTTGGAAAAGTATTGCAAAGCACAAATGTCTGGTACACCATGCTGCAGTATTTCTGCAGCAATTTTACCTTCTTCTTCGCCCTGACCTGGTTGTTTCCTCATCTCAAATCGACTTATAATCTGGAAGCGGTAGAGGCCGGTTGGTATGCTTCTGCTCCTTTAGTTATGGGAGCAGTTGGAAACTGGTTTGCGGGCTGGTGGGTAGATGATCTCTATAAAAAAGGCAAGTGGAATCTTTCTCGACGACTGCCTGCAATTATCGGATTTGCCTGTGCAGCAATTGGTTTGCTCGGAAGTGTATTTCAGGAAAGTCCCTTTGGTGCGGTTCTGTTTTTAAGTCTGGCAATATTTGGGGCAGATATGACGCTGCCTCCTTCCTGGTCGCTTTGTGTGGATATTGGTAAACGAAATGCAGGAATGGTATCCGGCACCATGAATATGGCTGGCAATATTGGCTCCTTTATCACGGCACTTGCTTTTCCTTATTTAGCGGCCTGGACAGGAAGCTATACCGGCTTCTTTTATGTAGGGGCTAGCTTAAATATTCTGGCCATCTTTCTTTGGATGCAGATTAAAGCTGATAAGCCTCTTTTGAGTACCTAA
- a CDS encoding Gfo/Idh/MocA family oxidoreductase yields the protein MSEKVLKVVCVGAGYFADFHLEAWKRMPGVELVAICDLDAQKSAAFAQKYQIPNNYTDYREMIQKEKADLIDVITPPASHLEICTYAASQGLHIICQKPLAPTYQEAIELVETVQSYDVRFMVHENFRFQPWFRLMKEKLDQGVLGDRLHQINFRFRTGDGWQEDAYMNRQPYFRQMPRLLMFETGVHYIDTFRFLGGEISAVYAQLDRWNSNIAGEDAGLIMFEFEQGGRAIWDANRYNESQAEDPRFTFGTCWLEGNKGALHLGTDGKIAHHPLGENSTEIPYKLEKKNFSGDCVYATQKHFIDALHANKAFETSGQDYLKTLRILEAVYESAKRKQRIEISAFSS from the coding sequence ATGTCTGAGAAAGTCCTGAAAGTAGTTTGTGTTGGTGCCGGATATTTTGCGGACTTCCATTTGGAGGCCTGGAAGCGAATGCCAGGTGTCGAACTAGTGGCGATATGTGATTTGGACGCACAAAAGAGTGCTGCATTCGCCCAAAAATACCAGATTCCCAATAACTACACAGATTACCGGGAGATGATCCAAAAAGAGAAAGCCGATCTGATCGATGTCATTACCCCTCCTGCCAGCCATCTTGAAATCTGTACCTATGCTGCCTCTCAGGGACTTCATATCATTTGTCAAAAACCCTTAGCTCCTACTTATCAAGAGGCAATAGAATTGGTCGAAACGGTTCAAAGCTATGATGTACGCTTTATGGTGCATGAGAATTTTCGTTTTCAACCCTGGTTTCGCTTGATGAAAGAAAAACTCGATCAGGGAGTATTAGGAGATCGACTACATCAAATCAATTTTCGTTTCAGAACGGGCGATGGTTGGCAGGAAGATGCTTACATGAATCGTCAGCCCTACTTTCGCCAAATGCCCCGCTTGCTTATGTTCGAAACTGGCGTGCACTACATCGATACCTTCCGATTTTTAGGGGGCGAAATTTCGGCTGTTTACGCTCAATTGGATCGCTGGAATTCCAATATCGCCGGAGAAGATGCAGGTTTGATTATGTTTGAGTTTGAACAGGGAGGTAGAGCCATCTGGGATGCCAATCGATACAATGAATCTCAGGCAGAAGATCCTCGTTTTACCTTTGGAACTTGTTGGCTAGAGGGGAACAAGGGAGCCTTGCATTTAGGGACAGATGGAAAAATTGCTCACCATCCGCTGGGTGAAAATTCGACAGAAATCCCCTACAAACTGGAAAAGAAAAACTTCTCCGGAGACTGTGTGTATGCTACTCAAAAACACTTCATTGATGCACTACATGCAAATAAAGCCTTTGAAACCTCGGGCCAGGACTACCTGAAAACCCTGAGGATTCTGGAAGCGGTTTACGAAAGTGCCAAACGAAAGCAAAGAATTGAAATTTCTGCTTTTAGTTCATAA